A single window of Zea mays cultivar B73 chromosome 10, Zm-B73-REFERENCE-NAM-5.0, whole genome shotgun sequence DNA harbors:
- the LOC100284112 gene encoding A/G-specific adenine DNA glycosylase, which produces MAKNPKAPDTRSGRSPTRRPRPRRAKAVPEASSAADIEDLAPSVPGAAAPGAAAPTALRAQLLRWYDAHRRDLPWRCVSGSEEERAYAVWVSEVMLQQTRVPVVVAYYERWMARWPTVRSLAAATQEEVNEMWAGLGYYRRARFLLEGAKQIIEKGLFPCTALALREVRGIGDYTAGAIASIAFNEVVPVVDGNVIRVISRLYTIADNPKESSTVKRFWDLVGQMVDPLRPGDFNQAMMELGATLCSKTKPGCSQCPVSSHCQALALSREKSSVQVTDFPRVVPKAKPRSDFAAVCVVQIAQGLEEEAADPKGNDHLFLLIKRPEEGLLAGLWEFPLVLVDQGKTDLLNRRKAMDKYLSKLLSIDMVRKPDVILREDVGEHVHIFSHIRLTMHVELMVINLKDGVDRLCKKGADSTKLKLVNESCVESMGLTSGIRKVYNMVRAFKEKSLAVSEIGHVPTRKRTRRLKR; this is translated from the exons ATGGCCAAGAACCCCAAGGCGCCCGACACCCGCAGTGGCCGTTCTCCCACCAGAAGGCCCCGACCACGCCGCGCCAAGGCGGTGCCAGAAGCCTCCTCCGCAGCTGATATCGAAGACCTGGCTCCCTCAGTGCCTGGGGCCGCTGCCCCTGGCGCTGCCGCACCCACGGCCCTGCGCGCACAGCTGCTCCGGTGGTATGACGCGCACCGTAGGGACCTGCCGTGGCGATGCGTAAGCGGCAGCGAGGAAGAGAGGGCGTACGCGGTGTGGGTGTCCGAGGTGATGCTGCAGCAGACGCGGGTGCCCGTGGTCGTCGCTTACTACGAGCGGTGGATGGCGCGGTGGCCGACCGTACGAAGCCTCGCCGCCGCTACGCAGGAG GAGGTGAACGAGATGTGGGCGGGTCTTGGCTACTACCGTAGGGCTCGATTTCTGCTGGAG GGAGCAAAGCAGATCATCGAAAAGGGGTTGTTTCCTTGCACGGCGTTAGCCCTTCGTGAGGTTCGTGGCATTGGGGATTACACAGCTGGAGCAATCGCTTCAATTGCCTTCAACGAG GTTGTCCCAGTTGTGGATGGAAATGTGATACGAGTCATcagcaggctttacaccattgctGACAACCCAAAGGAATCCTCAACAGTGAAGAGATTCTG GGACCTCGTAGGTCAAATGGTTGACCCTTTGAGACCAGGAGACTTCAACCAAGCGATGATGGAGTTAGGAGCAACATTATGTAGCAAGACAAAGCCTGGTTGCTCTCAATGCCCAGTCTCTAGCCACTGCCAAGCGCTTGCGCTTTCCCGTGAAAAATCATCGGTTCAAGTTACAGACTTCCCACGAGTGGTTCCAAAGGCCAAACCTCGGAGTGATTTCGCTGCTGTTTGTGTGGTTCAGATTGCACAAGGCTTGGAGGAAGAGGCGGCAGACCCAAAGGGAAATGACCATCTCTTTTTGCTGATCAAGAGACCAGAAGAGGGCCTGCTTGCAGGGCTCTGGGAGTTCCCACTGGTCCTTGTGGACCAAGGGAAAACCGATTTGCTGAACAGAAGGAAAGCAATGGACAAGTATCTGTCAAAGTTGCTTAGCATCGACATGGTTCGGAAACCTGACGTGATCCTCCGGGAGGATGTTGGTGAGCATGTCCACATTTTCTCCCACATTCGCCTGACAATGCATGTGGAGCTCATGGTTATTAATCTCAAAG ATGGTGTGGATCGACTATGCAAAAAGGGTGCTGATAGCACAAAGTTGAAACTTGTCAACGAGTCCTGCGTGGAGTCCATGGGATTAACATCGGGTATTCGGAAG GTGTACAACATGGTCAGGGCTTTCAAGGAGAAAAGCCTCGCTGTATCTGAGATAGGTCATGTACCCACGAGGAAAAGGACTAGACGGTTAAAGCGGTAG